A part of Arachis hypogaea cultivar Tifrunner chromosome 12, arahy.Tifrunner.gnm2.J5K5, whole genome shotgun sequence genomic DNA contains:
- the LOC140176812 gene encoding uncharacterized protein: MADVPPPSLSELMRMVAELQQANQRITDENQIMAAQIAELNHVRIEHNDTHHQQLEDNEHHFQPSHVSETIRADVIHPEDEKEESDELVGPFTEEVMNFELPKRFTLPLTLTPYDGLGDPKKFLKKFRSIMIVNGASDTVLCRCFPNYLDGPALDWLCTLPAGSVSRFQQLAKLFEEHFAGSTIYLHDSDYLNTIKQGQNKSLKDYMTRFTKVAISIPDLHPEVHLHAIKSGLRPRKFQETIAVAKPKTLAEFREKAKGQIDIEELRQVRKSDKTSHRDDDKTPNSKKDFKLTPRFDSYTHAFHQKHGHSTDDCVIAKDLLERLARQGHLDKYIGSHIQKRSTLSRNEDSSEQQYRGREKVAANNYEKPRGVINYISGGYASGGSSNSARKRSFRAICSLKGPQNETENPTQLPQLTFTQGDYNSRIQNLDDPIVITLQLGDLLVKKVLLDPGSSADVLFYSTFQKMKLSNNILQSTGGDLVGFSGERVPIIGSVWLQTTLGEHPLSKTCDIQYLVVDCFSPYNIILGRPFLNKFGAIVSTVHLCVKFPLQDDHIVTIHGDYKEARHCYNIGMKFQNYSKQQVNNVDLTHNSSALADLDPRTDFQERPTSSDDLQKVYFNNDPNKFTFVGNSISKEELNAITTFLQQQADLFSWKPSDIPGIDPQIISHKLAINSSARSVQQKKRKLDEEKRKASLEETQKLISAEFIKEIRFTTWLANVVMVRKQNERSKIQQLVYFVSKILHHAELNYPRIEKLALALVFSARRLRLYFQSYVINVRTDHPLRQVLHKPDIAGRLIKWSIELSEFDIRYQSRGAIKSQFLADFVAELTLPSEDDHTKQWTLYIDGSSNKEGCGAGIRLEADDGSILEHSLHLSFKASNNQSEYEALVVGLRLCLDLQIHTIKVYCDSLLVVQ, from the exons ATGGCTGACGTACCACCTCCTTCACTATCCGAACTCATGCGGATGGTAGCCGAGCTACAACAAGCCAATCAACGGATAACTGACGAAAACCAAATAATGGCTGCTCAAATTGCTGAACTGAACCATGTTCGGATAGAACATAACGACACTCATCACCAGCAGCTAGAGGATAATGAGCATCATTTCCAGCCCTCTCATGTCTCGGAGACTATCCGAGCTGATGTAATTCATCCCGAGGATGAAAAAGAAGAGTCCGATGAACTTGTAGGACCCTTCACGGAAGAAGTGATGAACTTCGAATTGCCAAAGAGATTCACCCTGCCACTAACCCTCACACCTTATGATGGGCTCGGAGACCCGAAGAAATTCCTCAAAAAGTTCCGATCAATAATGATCGTCAACGGTGCATCCGACACTGTTTTATGCCGTTGTTTTCCAAATTatttagacggtcctgcacttgattggttgtgTACTTTGCCTGCAGGTTCTGTTTCGCGATTTCAGCAACTGGCCAAGCTGTTTGAAGAACACTTCGCCGGGTCCACAATATATCTGCATGACTCTGACTATCTGAACACTATCAAGCAGGGGCAGAACAAAAGTCTGAAGGACTATATGACTCGCTTCACCAAAGTCGCCATCAGTATACCCGACCTCCATCCCGAAGTCCATTTGCACGCAATCAAAAGCGGCCTCCGACCTAGAAAGTTCCAAGAAACTATTGCGGTAGCCAAGCCCAAAACCCTGGCCGAGTTCCGAGAAAAAGCCAAAGGGCAAATCGATATCGAGGAGCTCAGACAAGTTCGGAAGTCTGATAAAACAAGCCACAGAGACGACGATAAAACTCCAAATAGTAAGAAAGATTTTAAACTAACCCCTCGTTTTGACTCTTATACGCA TGCCTTCCACCAGAAGCACGGCCACTCCACTGATGACTGTGTAATAGCAAAGGACCTCTTAGAACGCTTAGCTCGGCAAGGTCATCTCGATAAGTACATCGGAAGTCACATCCAAAAACGTTCCACACTTTCCAGGAACGAAGATTCATCAGAACAACAGTACCGAGGAAGAGAGAAGGTAGCGGCGAACAATTATGAAAAGCCACGAGGAGTCATTAATTATATTTCAGGAGGATACGCAAGTGGAGGTTCTTCAAACTCGGCGAGAAAAAGGTCATTCCGAGCAATATGCTCGTTAAAAGGACCACAAAACGAAACAGAGAATCCAACACAACTACCGCAGCTCACATTTACACAAGGAGACTACAACTCTAGAATACAGAACTTGGATGACCCCATAGTTATAACTCTTCAGTTGGGAGATCTACTAGTCAAAAAAGTACTGCTGGATCCTGGAAGTAGTGCCGACGTTCTATTCTACTcaacatttcaaaaaatgaagCTCAGTAACAACATTCTCCAGTCAACAGGGGGAGATCTGGTCGGTTTCTCAGGCGAACGGGTCCCAATAATAGGatcagtgtggttacaaaccacattGGGTGAGCATCCTCTTTCAAAAACTTGTGATATTCAATATTTAGTGGTAGATTGCTTTAGTCCATATAATATTATCCTTGGTCGCCCTTTCTTAAACAAGTTCGGCGCCATCGTTTCTACAGTTCACCTGTGTGTTAAGTTCCCTTTGCAGGACGATCATATCGTCACAATCCATGGAGATTATAAGGAAGCTCGGCACTGTTACAACATCGGCATGAAGTTCCAAAATTATTCAAAACAGCAAGTTAACAATGTCGATCTCACACACAATAGCTCGGCATTAGCCGACCTAGATCCAAGAACCGACTTTCAGGAAAGGCCAACTTCATCCGATGACTTACAGAAGGTCTATTTCAACAATGACCCAAACAAGTTCACTTTTGTAGGTAACTCAATAAGCAAAGAGGAACTAAACGCCATCACCACCTTCCTACAACAGCAAGCCGACCTATTTTCATGGAAACCTTCAGATATTCCCGGCATAGACCCACAAATCATCAGCCATAAACTAGCTATAAACTCATCTGCGAGATCTGtgcagcaaaagaaaagaaaactcgaCGAGGAAAAACGAAAAGCGTCGTTGGAAGAAACACAAAAACTGATAAGTGCCGAATTCATCAAAGAGATCAGATTTACCACCTGGCTCGCCAATGTGGTTATGGTAAGGAAACAAAACg AAAGAAGCAAAATTCAGCAACTAGTCTACTTCGTCAGCAAAATACTCCACCATGCCGAGCTTAATTATCCGAGAATAGAGAAGCTGGCCTTAGCATTAGTCTTCTCAGCACGAAGACTCCGACTTTATTTTCAAAGTTATGTCATCAATGTCAGAACAGATCACCCACTACGACAAGTACTACACAAGCCCGACATTGCAGGGAGACTTATAAAATGGTCAATCGAGCTATCTGAGTTCGACATCAGATATCAGTCCAGAGGAGCAATAAAATCGCAATTTTTAGCCGACTTTGTTGCAGAGCTTACACTACCATCAGAAGATGACCACACAAAACAATGGACCTTGTACATAGATGGCTCATCCAACAAAGAAGGATGCGGCGCTGGAATACGACTCGAAGCCGACGATGGTTCCATCCTCGAGCATTCCTTACACCTATCTTTTAAAGCCAGCAATAATCAATCCGAGTATGAAGCCCTGGTCGTAGGACTTCGGCTTTGTTTAGATCTTCAAATACACACAATCAAGGTATATTGTGACTCCTTGTTGGTTGTGCAATAG